The Erigeron canadensis isolate Cc75 chromosome 4, C_canadensis_v1, whole genome shotgun sequence genome window below encodes:
- the LOC122598317 gene encoding protein trichome birefringence-like 2, translating to MNLKKLIPVSDQFPYLTFQKKKVFSGFSLGLISFFIVLFVVSFNVSFKSPISNKFVFQGFNINKNNNNKSSLVSWPFSFSRNPAINSTDLETTPKKSIIGNLTNKDATSGNDEKNYNLKGTHFGKFSGDVKNGSFNGFQEKSFDFGDAHLSNFTNDVKNGSFNGNLEKNHEFGNAHLSNFTDDVKNGSYGKNLEFEDAHLSNVTNDAKNGNFNGISGKNLDLKKDDDGVLVLKNHSSSYEECDIFNGRWVRDDTKPYYKAGSCPYIDRDFDCHLNKRPDDEYVKWKWQPFGCEIPSLNATDFLERLRGKKLVFVGDSLNRNMWESLVCILRASVKHKNRVYEISGRHEFKKKGFYAFRFEDYNCTVDFVSSPFLVQESMFHGKNGSFETLRLDLMDRTTSMYHDADVLVFNTGHWWTHEKTSQGEDYYQEGDHVYPRLKVLDAYRRALSTWARWVETNIDINKTQVIFRGYSVTHFKGGQWNSGGKCHKETEPIFNTSHLTKYPSKMRAFDNVLRDMKTPIVYLNISRLTDYRKDGHPSIYRMEYKSVEEQIAAERSQDCSHWCLPGVPDTWNELLYASLLQVGRGSWKL from the exons ATGAACTTGAAAAAACTAATTCCAGTCTCAGATCAGTTTCCATATCTCacatttcaaaaaaagaaagtatTTTCTGGATTTAGTTTAGGacttatatcattttttatagttttatttgttGTATCTTTTAACGTTTCTTTTAAAAGTCCCATTTcaaataaatttgtttttcaaggattcaatattaataaaaataataataataaaagttctTTAGTTTCTTGGCCCTTTTCTTTTAGTAGAAACCCTGCTATTAATTCCACTGATTTGGAAACCACCCCTAAAAAATCCATTATTGGTAATCTCACTAATAAGGATGCTACAAGTGGTAATGATgagaaaaattataatttgaaagGTACCCATTTTGGGAAGTTTAGTGGGGATGTTAAAAATGGAAGCTTTAATGGGTTTCAAGagaaaagttttgattttggaGATGCCCATTTGAGTAATTTCACAAATGATGTGAAAAATGGAAGCTTTAATGGAAATTTAGagaaaaatcatgaatttggaAATGCCCATTTGAGTAATTTTACAGATGATGTGAAAAATGGAAGTTATGGAAAAAATCTTGAATTTGAGGATGCCCATTTGAGTAATGTCACAAATGATGCCAAAAATGGAAACTTTAATGGAATTTCTGGGAAAAATCTTGATTtgaaaaaagatgatgatggGGTTTTGGTGTTGAAAAATCATAGTAGCTCTTATGAGGAGTGTGATATATTTAATGGAAGATGGGTTAGGGATGATACAAAACCGTATTACAAGGCCGGTTCGTGCCCTTATATCGATAGAGATTTCGATTGTCATCTTAATAAGAGGCCAGACGATGAATATGTGAAATGGAAATGGCAGCCTTTTGGATGTGAAATCCCCAG TCTGAATGCAACGGATTTTCTTGAAAGGCTCAGAGGGAAGAAGTTGGTATTTGTAGGTGACTCCCTAAACCGGAACATGTGGGAGTCTTTGGTTTGCATTCTCCGAGCATCTGTCAAGCACAAGAATCGGGTTTATGAGATATCTGGGAGGCATGAATTCAAGAAGAAGGGATTTTATGCTTTCAGATTCGAG GACTACAACTGCACTGTTGATTTTGTGAGCTCTCCATTTCTTGTTCAAGAATCAATGTTCCATGGTAAAAATGGTTCTTTTGAGACACTAAGATTGGATTTGATGGACCGAACAACTTCAATGTACCATGATGCTGACGTTTTGGTCTTCAACACTGGACATTGGTGGACCCATGAGAAAACTTCTCAAGG AGAAGATTATTACCAGGAAGGTGACCATGTGTACCCAAGGCTCAAGGTTCTTGATGCATACAGAAGGGCGCTTTCAACTTGGGCCCGCTGGGTAGAGACAAATATTGACATCAATAAAACACAGGTGATCTTCAGAGGCTACTCCGTCACACATTTCAA AGGAGGTCAATGGAACTCGGGAGGTAAATGTCACAAAGAAACCGAACCAATTTTCAACACAAGTCACTTGACCAAGTACCCTTCAAAGATGAGGGCTTTTGATAATGTGCTCCGAGATATGAAAACTCCAATTGTTTATCTCAACATTAGTAGACTTACAGATTATAGGAAAGATGGTCATCCATCGATTTATAGGATGGAATACAAGTCCGTTGAAGAACAGATTGCAGCCGAACGATCCCAAGATTGTAGCCATTGGTGCTTGCCCGGTGTACCAGACACTTGGAATGAGTTGCTATATGCATCTTTATTACAGGTAGGAAGAGGATCTTGGAAACTTTGA